Proteins encoded together in one Macadamia integrifolia cultivar HAES 741 chromosome 8, SCU_Mint_v3, whole genome shotgun sequence window:
- the LOC122085756 gene encoding 60S ribosomal protein L35-like, with protein sequence MARIKVHELRGKSKTDLLNQLKDLKAELALLRVAKVTGGAPNKLSKIKVVRLSIAQVLTVISQKQKAALREAYKKKKFLPLDLRPKKTRAIRRRLTKHQLSLKTPREEKHERYFPMRKYAVKV encoded by the exons ATGG CGAGGATTAAGGTTCACGAACTCCGAGGGAAGTCGAAGACTGATCTGTTGAACCAGTTGAAAGATTTGAAAGCAGAGCTTGCTCTGCTCCGAGTCGCGAAGGTCACTGGAGGTGCACCTAACAAACTCTCCAAGAT CAAGGTGGTTAGGCTGTCAATCGCGCAGGTATTGACAGTGATCTCGCAGAAGCAAAAGGCGGCTTTGAGGGAAGCctacaagaagaagaagttccTGCCACTTGATCTGCGTCCAAAGAAAACCAGAGCTATTAGAAGACGCCTCACCAAACACCAG TTATCCTTGAAAACACCTCGGGAAGAGAAGCATGAGAGGTACTTTCCAATGAGAAAGTATGCCGTCAAGGTGTAG
- the LOC122087512 gene encoding caffeoylshikimate esterase-like isoform X1 — translation MALETESIRFEEEFILNSRGFKLYTCRWLPATEPKALIFLCHGYAMECSISMKGTGIRLAKKGFAVYGIDYEGHGKSAGLKAYIPKFEDLVNDCSNHFTSISEKTENRRKLRFLLGESMGGALALLLHQKMPNYWDGAILVAPMCKIADDMKPHPLVIKAMVSFCKIIPTWKIIPTKDILDLAIKEQEWRDEVRSNPLCYKGKPRLKTGFELLRVSLDLEQNLYKVSLPFLIVHGGDDKVTDPSVSELLYESAASKDKTFKLYPGMCHALTSGEPVDNINIVFADIIDWLDNRTAPGTTTSRWETEQKSGFDHPHIHAIQTEQKSEFVDLQIHDTQEKVASENLLTKMGCGGFTMKLGSRSHHNTEERQSLNASGTGKSAQTWFCLKAW, via the exons atg gCGCTTGAGACTGAAAGTATCAGATTTGAAGAG GAATTTATATTGAATTCTAGAGGATTCAAGCTTTACACATGCAGATGGCTCCCTGCTACAGAACCAAAAGCCTTAATCTTTCTCTGCCATG GTTATGCCATGGAGTGCAGCATCTCTATGAAAG GAACTGGAATCCGGCTTGCAAAGAAAGGTTTTGCagtttatggaattgattatgagGGTCACGGGAAATCTGCTGGATTAAAGGCTTATATCCCTAAATTTGAAGACCTCGTCAATGATTGTTCTAACCATTTTACAAGCATAAGTG AGAAGACAGAGAACAGAAGAAAGTTGAGATTTCTATTGGGAGAATCAATGGGCGGAGCATTGGCTCTCCTCTTACACCAAAAAATGCCAAACTATTGGGATGGTGCGATCTTGGTTGCTCCCATGTGTAAG ATAGCAGATGATATGAAACCTCATCCATTGGTTATTAAGGCAATGGTAAGTTTTTGCAAGATCATCCCCACATGGAAAATCATCCCAACCAAAGATATACTCGACCTGGCTATCAAAGAACAGGAATGGAGAGATGAG GTTCGCTCAAACCCCTTGTGTTACAAGGGAAAGCCACGCCTGAAAACTGGCTTTGAACTTCTCAGGGTCAGCTTAGACTTGGAACAAAACCTTTACAAG GTGTCATTACCGTTTCTGATAGTGCACGGAGGCGATGACAAAGTGACGGATCCATCTGTAAGTGAATTGCTATACGAGTCTGCGGCAAGCAAAGACAAGACCTTCAAGTTGTATCCAGGGATGTGCCATGCTCTAACATCAGGTGAGCCCGTCGATAACATCAACATCGTCTTCGCCGACATCATCGACTGGTTGGATAATAGAACAGCACCTGGGACGACCACCTCAAGATGGGAAACAGAGCAGAAGAGTGGATTTGATCATCCTCACATCCATGCTATCCAAACAGAGCAGAAAAGTGAATTTGTTGATCTTCAAATCCATGATACCCAAG AAAAAGTTGCCTCGGAGAACCTCCTAACGAAGATGGGGTGCGGAGGATTTACAATGAAATTGGGTAGTCGCAGCCACCACAACACAGAGGAAAGACAAAGTTTGAATGCATCAGGCACAGGGAAATCAGCACAAACATGGTTCTGTTTGAAGGCATGGTAA
- the LOC122087512 gene encoding caffeoylshikimate esterase-like isoform X2 produces the protein MALETESIRFEEEFILNSRGFKLYTCRWLPATEPKALIFLCHGYAMECSISMKGTGIRLAKKGFAVYGIDYEGHGKSAGLKAYIPKFEDLVNDCSNHFTSISEKTENRRKLRFLLGESMGGALALLLHQKMPNYWDGAILVAPMCKIADDMKPHPLVIKAMVSFCKIIPTWKIIPTKDILDLAIKEQEWRDEVRSNPLCYKGKPRLKTGFELLRVSLDLEQNLYKVSLPFLIVHGGDDKVTDPSVSELLYESAASKDKTFKLYPGMCHALTSGEPVDNINIVFADIIDWLDNRTAPGTTTSRWETEQKSGFDHPHIHAIQTEQKSEFVDLQIHDTQEKVASENLLTKMGCGGFTMKLGSRSHHNTEERQSLNASGTGKSAQTWFCLKA, from the exons atg gCGCTTGAGACTGAAAGTATCAGATTTGAAGAG GAATTTATATTGAATTCTAGAGGATTCAAGCTTTACACATGCAGATGGCTCCCTGCTACAGAACCAAAAGCCTTAATCTTTCTCTGCCATG GTTATGCCATGGAGTGCAGCATCTCTATGAAAG GAACTGGAATCCGGCTTGCAAAGAAAGGTTTTGCagtttatggaattgattatgagGGTCACGGGAAATCTGCTGGATTAAAGGCTTATATCCCTAAATTTGAAGACCTCGTCAATGATTGTTCTAACCATTTTACAAGCATAAGTG AGAAGACAGAGAACAGAAGAAAGTTGAGATTTCTATTGGGAGAATCAATGGGCGGAGCATTGGCTCTCCTCTTACACCAAAAAATGCCAAACTATTGGGATGGTGCGATCTTGGTTGCTCCCATGTGTAAG ATAGCAGATGATATGAAACCTCATCCATTGGTTATTAAGGCAATGGTAAGTTTTTGCAAGATCATCCCCACATGGAAAATCATCCCAACCAAAGATATACTCGACCTGGCTATCAAAGAACAGGAATGGAGAGATGAG GTTCGCTCAAACCCCTTGTGTTACAAGGGAAAGCCACGCCTGAAAACTGGCTTTGAACTTCTCAGGGTCAGCTTAGACTTGGAACAAAACCTTTACAAG GTGTCATTACCGTTTCTGATAGTGCACGGAGGCGATGACAAAGTGACGGATCCATCTGTAAGTGAATTGCTATACGAGTCTGCGGCAAGCAAAGACAAGACCTTCAAGTTGTATCCAGGGATGTGCCATGCTCTAACATCAGGTGAGCCCGTCGATAACATCAACATCGTCTTCGCCGACATCATCGACTGGTTGGATAATAGAACAGCACCTGGGACGACCACCTCAAGATGGGAAACAGAGCAGAAGAGTGGATTTGATCATCCTCACATCCATGCTATCCAAACAGAGCAGAAAAGTGAATTTGTTGATCTTCAAATCCATGATACCCAAG AAAAAGTTGCCTCGGAGAACCTCCTAACGAAGATGGGGTGCGGAGGATTTACAATGAAATTGGGTAGTCGCAGCCACCACAACACAGAGGAAAGACAAAGTTTGAATGCATCAGGCACAGGGAAATCAGCACAAACATGGTTCTGTTTGAAGGCATG A